A genomic stretch from Dyella sp. M7H15-1 includes:
- a CDS encoding chemotaxis protein CheW, whose translation MNSGSLSPFEMLARYERLSLAHASGTQERFEAPGLWRGIGYRSGTHLFVSGIEEINELLAVPALTPVPGTKPWLLGVANVRGNLMPVIDLARFLFSEHTYHSERTRLLVVRQGGGSVALMVDEVFGQRTVDVEQRREAEPEDDPRLTRFVDDCVNVDGQRLAMFSMGKLVRAPDFRQAAA comes from the coding sequence ATGAATTCCGGGTCTCTGAGCCCATTCGAGATGCTCGCCCGCTACGAGCGCCTGTCGCTGGCGCACGCGTCCGGTACGCAGGAGCGCTTCGAGGCACCGGGCTTGTGGCGTGGCATCGGTTATCGCTCAGGCACGCACCTGTTCGTCAGTGGTATCGAAGAGATCAACGAATTGCTTGCCGTACCCGCGTTGACGCCGGTTCCCGGCACCAAGCCATGGTTGCTTGGCGTGGCCAATGTGCGTGGCAACTTGATGCCAGTGATCGATCTGGCGCGTTTTCTGTTCAGCGAACACACCTATCATTCCGAGCGTACGCGCCTACTGGTAGTGCGCCAGGGCGGCGGTAGTGTGGCGCTGATGGTGGACGAAGTGTTTGGCCAGCGCACCGTAGATGTAGAGCAGCGCCGTGAAGCGGAGCCGGAAGACGATCCGCGCCTGACGCGCTTCGTTGATGACTGCGTGAATGTCGACGGGCAGCGCCTGGCGATGTTCAGCATGGGCAAGCTGGTGCGTGCGCCGGATTTTCGTCAGGCCGCGGCCTGA
- a CDS encoding energy transducer TonB produces the protein MNAVAHRPGDNKIGATFIFSLLVHGLLLFGIGVTYVTTKPALPTLDVTLVNVANNEAPDKADFLGQANNKGGGDSDKAARPSQPFSGLLPIPNQGTSPQHVNAASPAPQQATDQRMLTTSGNADFSVDSDTAKDARDTIADADEARVEQQTAQLAAEVREQSQAYAKRPHKKFISTNTKEYVYATYMRGWVDRIERIGNLNYPEQAREQRIHGDVILTVGLNRDGSVHSIDVTQSSGHDVIDKAALAIVKLCAPFPPLPPDSMEKVDILYITRTWQFRPGDVLKTR, from the coding sequence GTGAATGCCGTTGCCCATCGTCCTGGCGATAACAAGATCGGGGCCACCTTCATCTTTTCGCTGCTGGTTCACGGCCTGCTGCTGTTCGGCATTGGTGTGACTTACGTCACCACCAAACCCGCCTTGCCCACGCTGGACGTGACCCTGGTGAACGTGGCCAACAACGAAGCACCCGACAAGGCGGACTTCCTCGGCCAGGCCAACAACAAGGGCGGCGGCGACAGCGACAAGGCCGCCCGCCCCTCGCAACCGTTCTCCGGCCTGCTTCCCATACCTAATCAAGGCACCTCGCCACAGCACGTAAATGCCGCCTCCCCAGCACCACAGCAGGCAACGGACCAGCGCATGCTTACCACGTCAGGCAACGCGGACTTCAGCGTCGACAGCGACACCGCCAAGGATGCACGCGACACGATCGCTGATGCGGATGAAGCGCGCGTCGAACAACAGACAGCGCAACTTGCCGCCGAAGTGCGCGAACAAAGCCAGGCGTACGCCAAACGCCCACACAAGAAGTTCATTTCCACTAACACCAAGGAATACGTCTACGCGACTTATATGCGCGGCTGGGTGGATCGCATCGAACGCATCGGCAACCTGAATTATCCCGAGCAAGCGCGTGAACAGCGCATTCATGGCGATGTGATTCTCACCGTCGGCCTCAATCGCGATGGCAGCGTGCACAGCATCGATGTCACGCAGAGCTCGGGGCATGACGTCATCGACAAGGCCGCCCTCGCTATCGTGAAGCTGTGCGCACCATTTCCGCCCTTGCCGCCGGATAGCATGGAGAAGGTGGATATTCTTTACATCACGCGCACGTGGCAGTTTCGACCCGGTGATGTGCTGAAAACGCGGTAA
- a CDS encoding methyl-accepting chemotaxis protein has translation MSTTGGVGKERGYTILIVLLVISIGFAAIDFVLLNFKNVEDRQAIVLTTQIQVLSQQTAKYALEASGGNPDSFAELENARDTIDSAVQRLVKGDAKTGMKPYADKYADKNATPTGRSVNKLADAWKQLDGDIGKILSNKAAVLDSSQRADDLSRQLPLLNSNMEQVINILQQRKGSSADEMLGASRQMLLADRIIRRVQEVLQGGESEQASADGLSRDAQSYGEVLKGLLQGNQGLGVQQLGDANARKILAQMQSDWDKLSDPVSKLVAAASNIADVKSAGNQASLDSQNVLLRANDLADQIGQLPVRRLFPNVWWGVIGAIGATGFAVLLVIQLVSDQRRRFRESTELNQRNQEAIMRLLDEMGSLAGGDLTVKTTVSEDITGAIADSVNYAIDELRTLVTTINETSEQVSSSAQETQTTARHLADAAQNQAHRISKATTAINQIASSMDNVSKNSAESADVAERSVQIASHGAEVVRETISGMDSIRDQIQETSKRIKRLGESSQEIGSIVELINDIAEQTNILALNAAIQAASAGEAGRGFAVVADEVQRLAERSASATKRIETLVQTIQSDTNEAVSSMEQTTAEVVAGARKAEDAGSALGDIERVSHDLSALIQNISTAARQQSIAATDISQSMNAIQEITSQTSQGASQTAESIGYLAQLASDLRRSVAHFKLPS, from the coding sequence ATGAGCACTACAGGGGGCGTCGGCAAGGAGCGGGGATACACCATCCTTATCGTCTTGCTGGTGATTTCGATTGGCTTCGCGGCCATCGACTTCGTACTACTCAATTTCAAGAACGTTGAAGACCGCCAAGCGATCGTGTTGACCACGCAGATCCAGGTACTTTCGCAACAGACGGCCAAGTACGCGCTGGAAGCCTCTGGCGGTAACCCCGATTCATTTGCCGAGCTGGAAAACGCACGCGACACGATCGATTCCGCCGTGCAGCGCCTAGTCAAGGGTGATGCCAAGACCGGCATGAAGCCCTATGCCGACAAGTATGCCGACAAGAACGCCACGCCCACCGGCCGCTCGGTCAACAAACTTGCCGACGCGTGGAAGCAGCTTGACGGCGATATCGGCAAGATCCTTTCCAACAAGGCCGCGGTGCTCGACTCCTCGCAGCGCGCCGACGACCTTTCCAGGCAGTTGCCGTTGCTCAATTCCAATATGGAGCAGGTGATCAACATCCTGCAGCAGCGCAAAGGCAGCAGCGCGGATGAAATGCTTGGCGCCTCGCGCCAAATGTTGCTGGCTGACCGCATCATCCGCCGCGTGCAGGAGGTGCTGCAGGGCGGTGAATCCGAACAGGCTTCCGCCGATGGTCTTTCGCGTGACGCGCAAAGCTACGGCGAAGTGTTGAAGGGCCTGTTGCAAGGCAATCAGGGCCTGGGCGTGCAGCAGCTCGGTGACGCCAACGCGCGCAAGATCCTGGCGCAGATGCAGAGTGACTGGGACAAATTGAGCGATCCGGTCTCCAAGCTGGTGGCTGCCGCTAGCAACATCGCCGACGTAAAGAGCGCTGGCAACCAGGCCTCGCTGGACTCGCAGAACGTGTTGCTGCGCGCGAATGACCTGGCCGACCAGATCGGCCAGCTCCCGGTGCGTCGCCTGTTCCCGAATGTGTGGTGGGGTGTTATCGGTGCGATCGGCGCCACCGGCTTCGCTGTCCTGCTGGTTATCCAGCTCGTCAGCGACCAGCGCCGCCGCTTTCGCGAGAGTACCGAGCTCAACCAGCGTAACCAGGAGGCCATCATGCGCTTGCTGGACGAAATGGGTTCGCTCGCTGGAGGTGACCTGACGGTAAAAACCACTGTGTCCGAAGACATCACGGGCGCCATCGCCGACTCGGTGAACTATGCTATCGACGAATTGCGCACCTTGGTGACGACGATCAACGAAACCTCCGAGCAGGTGTCGTCGTCGGCGCAGGAAACGCAGACCACCGCACGTCATCTGGCCGATGCCGCGCAGAACCAGGCGCATCGCATCAGCAAGGCCACCACCGCGATCAACCAGATTGCGAGTTCGATGGATAACGTGTCGAAGAACTCCGCCGAATCGGCCGACGTGGCCGAGCGTTCGGTGCAAATCGCTTCGCACGGTGCGGAGGTGGTGCGCGAAACGATTTCCGGCATGGACTCGATCCGTGACCAAATCCAGGAAACATCCAAGCGCATCAAGCGCCTGGGTGAGTCATCACAGGAAATCGGCTCCATCGTGGAACTGATCAACGACATTGCCGAACAGACCAACATCCTCGCTCTGAACGCCGCCATCCAGGCCGCATCGGCCGGTGAAGCCGGCCGCGGTTTCGCGGTGGTGGCGGATGAAGTGCAGCGCCTCGCAGAACGCTCCGCGAGCGCCACCAAGCGAATCGAAACCTTGGTGCAGACGATTCAGTCCGACACCAACGAAGCGGTGAGTTCGATGGAACAGACCACCGCTGAAGTGGTGGCCGGTGCCCGCAAGGCGGAAGATGCGGGCAGTGCGCTGGGCGACATCGAACGCGTTTCGCATGACCTGTCGGCGCTGATTCAGAACATCTCCACCGCCGCTCGCCAGCAATCCATTGCGGCGACGGATATTTCGCAATCCATGAACGCGATCCAGGAAATCACCTCGCAGACGTCGCAGGGCGCAAGCCAGACGGCAGAATCGATTGGTTACCTGGCACAGTTGGCAAGCGATCTGCGCCGCTCGGTGGCGCACTTCAAGTTGCCGAGTTGA
- the gshB gene encoding glutathione synthase, whose protein sequence is MSRSVAVLMDPIGAIKIAKDTTFAMLLEASRRGYRVYYMEQGDLTLRDGAPWAWLRPLTVKDDPSGWFTLGEAHWTNLSELDIVLMRKDPPVDPQFIYDTVVLEAAQRTGVKVINDPQALRDCNEKLFATQFPQCMAPTLVARDKTELRRFVAEHGEAVLKPLDGMGGRGIFHVKAGDKNLNSMLETLIGGDSHGEGRQFAIAQKFIPQISAGDKRLLLIDGEPVPYALARIPQGDEFRGNLAAGGRGEGVPLSDRDRWIAAEVAPELRHRSLRFVGLDVIGDYLTEINVTSPTCVRELDQQFGLNIAGLLFDAIEKTPA, encoded by the coding sequence ATGTCCCGCTCTGTCGCTGTCCTCATGGATCCCATCGGCGCCATCAAGATCGCCAAGGACACCACCTTCGCCATGTTGCTGGAGGCATCCCGCCGCGGTTACCGCGTCTACTACATGGAACAGGGTGACCTGACCCTGCGCGATGGCGCCCCCTGGGCTTGGCTGCGCCCGCTGACGGTGAAGGACGATCCTTCTGGCTGGTTCACTCTTGGCGAGGCCCATTGGACCAACTTGAGCGAGCTGGACATCGTGCTGATGCGCAAGGATCCGCCGGTCGACCCCCAATTCATCTATGACACTGTCGTGCTCGAAGCCGCCCAGCGCACCGGCGTGAAAGTCATCAACGATCCGCAGGCGCTACGCGACTGCAACGAAAAGCTGTTCGCCACCCAGTTTCCGCAATGCATGGCACCGACCTTGGTCGCCCGCGACAAGACTGAGCTGCGCCGCTTCGTAGCCGAACACGGCGAGGCCGTGCTCAAACCGCTGGATGGCATGGGCGGGCGTGGCATCTTCCACGTCAAAGCGGGCGACAAAAACCTCAACTCCATGCTGGAGACACTGATCGGCGGCGACTCGCATGGCGAAGGTCGTCAGTTCGCCATTGCCCAGAAATTCATCCCGCAGATCAGCGCTGGCGACAAACGCCTCCTGCTGATCGACGGCGAGCCAGTGCCCTACGCCCTCGCGCGCATCCCGCAAGGCGATGAATTCCGCGGCAACCTCGCCGCCGGCGGACGTGGCGAAGGCGTGCCGCTGAGCGACCGCGATCGCTGGATCGCCGCTGAAGTCGCCCCGGAGCTGCGTCACCGCAGTCTGCGTTTTGTAGGCCTGGACGTGATCGGGGATTATCTGACCGAGATCAACGTCACGTCGCCAACTTGTGTACGCGAACTGGACCAGCAATTCGGGCTTAATATTGCAGGATTGCTGTTCGATGCGATTGAGAAAACGCCTGCGTGA
- a CDS encoding YqgE/AlgH family protein, with product MYSKTPQSLAGQFLIAMPSLTEPPFSRGVAFLCQHDEDGAVGLLVNRLSEYRFGDVLAQMRLDCVDHELADAPVLIGGPVQQERGFVLHREHGHWESSYRINGDWSVTTSQDILIAMAAGEGPRPALMTLGYAGWSAGQLEQELKDNTWLTAEASERVVFHTPLEERWSAAAALVGIDPLQLPGYAGHA from the coding sequence ATGTATTCCAAGACCCCTCAATCCCTAGCCGGACAGTTCCTGATCGCCATGCCCAGCCTGACCGAGCCGCCGTTTTCCCGCGGAGTGGCCTTTCTGTGCCAGCACGACGAAGACGGCGCGGTGGGGTTACTGGTGAACCGTTTGTCCGAGTACCGGTTCGGCGACGTGCTGGCCCAAATGAGGCTCGATTGCGTCGACCACGAGTTGGCCGATGCACCGGTGCTGATCGGTGGCCCGGTGCAGCAGGAACGTGGCTTCGTGTTGCATCGCGAGCATGGGCACTGGGAATCGAGCTACCGTATCAACGGCGACTGGTCAGTGACCACATCGCAGGACATCCTGATTGCCATGGCCGCCGGTGAAGGTCCGCGGCCGGCCCTGATGACGCTGGGCTATGCCGGCTGGAGCGCCGGCCAACTCGAGCAGGAACTGAAAGACAACACTTGGTTGACCGCGGAAGCCAGTGAACGCGTGGTGTTCCATACTCCACTGGAGGAGCGCTGGAGCGCTGCAGCCGCGCTGGTCGGGATAGATCCGCTACAGTTGCCCGGCTATGCGGGCCACGCATGA
- a CDS encoding response regulator: MVIDDSKTIRRTAETLLKKEGCDVLTAIDGFEALAKISDQKPSIIFVDIMMPRLDGYQTCALIKNNPQFRATPVIMLSSKDGLFDKARGRIVGAEQYLTKPFTRDELLGAIHRHVTVLGR; this comes from the coding sequence ATGGTTATCGATGACTCCAAGACCATCCGTCGAACGGCGGAAACCTTGTTGAAGAAGGAAGGCTGCGATGTGCTTACCGCCATCGACGGCTTCGAGGCGCTGGCCAAGATCTCTGACCAGAAGCCGTCGATCATCTTCGTGGATATCATGATGCCGCGGCTCGACGGTTATCAGACCTGCGCGCTGATCAAGAACAATCCGCAATTCCGGGCCACGCCAGTGATTATGTTGAGTTCGAAAGATGGTTTGTTCGACAAGGCGCGTGGACGCATCGTCGGCGCCGAGCAATATCTCACCAAGCCGTTCACGCGCGATGAACTGCTGGGTGCCATCCACCGCCATGTCACGGTTTTAGGCCGGTGA
- a CDS encoding aspartate carbamoyltransferase catalytic subunit, with translation MLTRLRHLTTLENLPRECIERLLDRSITMRDACAHGTRKLNLLNGRTILNLFFEPSTRTRTSFELAARRLGADVINFNISFSSTAKGEELFDTLHTLEAMHMDAIIVRHKVSGTPDELVKHAMSGVSVINAGDGDRAHPTQGLLDALTIRQHKPDFSRLIVVICGDVKHSRVARSDVHAFSTLGAKEIRLCGPAALMPEASELPACTFYDDFDKAIEGADVAITLRLQKERMASIDLPDEAAYFRAYGLDTRRLAKAAHGCLVMHPGPINRGVEIAPDVADGPQSRILEQVGNGVFVRMAVLAEMLAR, from the coding sequence ATGCTTACCCGCCTGCGCCACCTCACCACGCTGGAAAACCTGCCACGCGAATGCATCGAGCGCTTGCTGGACCGATCCATCACCATGCGCGACGCCTGCGCGCACGGCACGCGCAAGCTGAACCTGCTCAATGGACGCACTATCCTCAACCTGTTCTTCGAGCCATCCACGCGCACGCGTACCTCGTTCGAACTGGCGGCGCGGCGCCTTGGCGCGGATGTGATCAACTTCAATATTAGTTTCTCCTCCACCGCCAAGGGCGAAGAACTGTTCGACACGCTGCACACGCTCGAAGCGATGCATATGGACGCGATCATCGTGCGGCACAAAGTATCAGGCACACCGGACGAACTGGTGAAACATGCCATGAGCGGCGTCTCGGTGATCAACGCCGGTGACGGCGATCGCGCGCACCCCACGCAAGGCTTGCTGGATGCCCTGACCATTCGCCAGCACAAGCCGGATTTCAGCCGGCTGATCGTGGTGATCTGTGGTGATGTAAAGCACTCGCGCGTGGCGCGCTCGGACGTTCACGCTTTCAGCACATTGGGTGCGAAGGAAATCCGTCTGTGCGGCCCCGCCGCACTGATGCCGGAGGCCAGCGAACTCCCCGCCTGCACGTTTTACGATGATTTCGACAAAGCGATCGAAGGCGCTGATGTGGCCATCACGCTGCGCCTGCAGAAAGAGCGCATGGCCAGCATCGATCTACCTGATGAAGCGGCCTATTTTCGCGCATACGGTCTGGATACCCGACGGCTGGCCAAGGCGGCACACGGCTGTCTGGTGATGCATCCGGGACCCATCAATCGCGGCGTCGAAATTGCCCCTGATGTGGCCGATGGACCGCAATCGCGCATTCTGGAACAGGTAGGGAATGGCGTGTTTGTGCGGATGGCCGTGTTGGCCGAAATGTTGGCGCGCTGA
- a CDS encoding response regulator has protein sequence MANILIIDDSPTDVHVFTTTLERAGHRVDAVDNAEDGIERVRATRPDIVIMDVIMRGMNGFQATRILTRDPATASVPIVIITTKSMETDREWGKRQGARAFITKPVNDKELLACIEELLPKAA, from the coding sequence GTGGCCAATATTCTGATCATCGACGATTCGCCAACCGACGTGCACGTGTTCACCACCACGCTCGAGCGTGCCGGTCACCGGGTCGATGCTGTCGACAACGCTGAGGACGGCATCGAACGCGTGCGCGCCACGCGGCCCGACATTGTCATCATGGATGTCATCATGCGTGGCATGAACGGTTTCCAGGCCACGCGCATTTTGACGCGCGATCCGGCTACCGCTAGCGTGCCGATCGTCATCATCACCACCAAGTCGATGGAAACCGACCGGGAGTGGGGCAAGCGCCAGGGGGCTAGGGCGTTCATCACCAAACCGGTGAACGATAAGGAACTGCTGGCTTGTATTGAAGAGCTGCTGCCGAAGGCGGCCTGA
- the ruvX gene encoding Holliday junction resolvase RuvX, whose translation MSCVLGFDVGSKLIGVAVGNRVTASARALATVAMRNEIPDWFALDSLCGEWLPDTLIVGLPLTLEGREQPASRRSRRFAKHLQKRYNVQVMLADERHSSREAAQRFADARSAGLKRRRDALQIDAEAAAVILERWLHEGANAP comes from the coding sequence ATGAGCTGCGTGCTCGGCTTCGACGTCGGTAGCAAGCTGATCGGCGTCGCGGTGGGCAATCGGGTTACCGCAAGCGCCCGCGCCCTCGCCACCGTGGCGATGCGTAACGAGATCCCGGACTGGTTTGCACTGGATAGTCTGTGCGGCGAATGGCTGCCCGACACCTTGATCGTCGGCCTGCCGCTGACCCTGGAAGGCCGTGAGCAACCCGCCAGCCGGCGCTCCCGCCGCTTTGCCAAGCACCTGCAAAAGCGTTACAACGTGCAGGTTATGCTGGCGGATGAACGGCACAGCTCCCGCGAGGCCGCGCAGCGTTTTGCCGATGCTCGTTCTGCGGGACTGAAACGTCGCAGGGATGCGTTACAGATCGATGCGGAAGCGGCAGCCGTGATTCTGGAGCGGTGGTTGCATGAAGGCGCGAACGCGCCATGA